GTTACCCCGCCTTCACCCTGGCCATGGGTAGCTCGCTCGGTTTCGGGTCTACTCCCAGCGACTGCACGCCCTATTAAGACTCGGTTTCCCTACGGCTCCCCTAAACGGTTAACCTCGCCACTGAAAGTAAGTCGCTGACCCATTATACAAAAGGTACGCGGTCACCCTTACGGGCTCCCACTGCTTGTACGCATACGGTTTCAGATTCTATTTCACTCCCCTCTCCGGGGTTCTTTTCACCTTTCCCTCACGGTACTGGTCCACTATCGGTCGGTAGGGAGTATTTAGCCTTGGAGGATGGTCCCCCCATATTCAGACAGGATAACACGCGTCCCGCCCTACTCGATTTCACCACATGCGCCTTTTCGCCTACGGGGCTGTCACCCTCTACGGCTGAACTTTCCAGATCATTCGGCTAAAACACATGCAGCTTAAGGGCTGCTCCCCTTTCGCTCGTCACTACTCAGGGAATCTCGGTTGATTTCTTTTCCTCCGGGTACTTAGATATTTCAGTTCCCCGGGTTAGCCTCGCACACCTATGGATTCAGTGTACGATGACCGCCCGCAAGCGGCCGGGTTACCCCATTCGGAAATCCCCGGATCGAAGCTTGTTTGCCAGCTCCCCGAGGCTTATCGCAGGCTACCACGTCCTTCTTCGCCTCCTACCGCCTAGGCATCCACCGTATGCGCTTAATCGCTTGGCCATATAACCCCAAGCACACTCCTCGTGCGCCCGGCGCTATACAGCGCGAATGCTACACACTATTAATGCTGTGTACGGCAACTTCCCAAATTGTTAAAGACCAGTAAATGCAGCACTGAGCACAAATATCATCTGCACTCAGCAATGCATCCGGCGAACCTGGTGGAGCCAGGCGGACTCGAACCGCCGACCCCCTGCGTGCAAAGCAGGTGCTCTCCCAACTGAGCTATGGCCCCGCGTGACCCTCGGCAAACTACAAACATACCAAGAGCGCTCACCCTAAAACCACACCAAATAATAATGGTGGGTCTGGGTGGACTCGAACCACCGACCTCACCCTTATCAGGGGTGCGCTCTAACCTGCTGAGCTACAGACCCGGCTCGCCTAATCTATCATCCACGACCAAATGGCTTGTGAGGACGCTCGCATCGTACCCAGCGAACTCTCTTTAAAGGAGGTGATCCAGCCGCAGGTTCCCCTACGGCTACCTTGTTACGACTTCACCCCAGTCGCCGACCACACCGTGGTACGCGTCCTCCCCGAAGGGTTAGACTACGCACTTCTGGTGCAGCCGACTCCCATGGTGTGACGGGCGGTGTGTACAAGGCCCGGGAACGTATTCACCGCAGCATTGCTGATCTGCGATTACTAGCGATTCCTGCTTCACGGAGTCGAGTTGCAGACTCCGATCCGGACTAGGACGGGCTTTAAGAGATTAGCTCCACCTCGCGGCTTCGCAACCCTCTGTACCCGCCATTGTAGCACGTGTGTAGCCCGGCCCATAAGGGCCATGATGACTTGACGTCGTCCCCGCCTTCCTCCGGTTTGTCACCGGCAGTCTCCCTAGAGTGCCCAGCTAAACTGATGGCAACTAAGGACAAGGGTTGCGCTCGTTGCGGGACTTAACCCAACATCTCACGACACGAGCTGACGACAGCCATGCAGCACCTGTCACTCGGTTCCCGAAGGCACCCCTCCGTCTCCAGAGGGCTCCGAGGATGTCAAGGGCCGGTAAGGTTCTTCGCGTTGCATCGAATTAAACCACATGCTCCACCGCTTGTGCGGGCCCCCGTCAATTCCTTTGAGTTTTAGCCTTGCGGCCGTACTCCCCAGGCGGAGGACTTAATGCGTTAGCTGCGCCACTCAGTTCTAGTGCGAACCGAACAGCTAGTCCTCAGCGTTTACAGCGTGGACTACCAGGGTATCTAATCCTGTTTGCTCCCCACGCTTTCGCGCCTCAGCGTCAGTCTCGGTCCAGGCAGTCGCCTTCGCCACTGGTGTTCCTCCCGATATCTACGCATTTCACCGCTACACCGGGAATTCCACTACCCTCTACCGGACTCTAGCTACGCAGTATCGAATGCAATTCCCAGGTTGAGCCCGGGGCTTTCACATCCGACTTACATAGCCGCCTACGCGCCCTTTACGCCCAGTGATTCCGATTAACGCTTGCGCCCTTCGTATTACCGCGGCTGCTGGCACGAAGTTTGCCGGCGCTTCTTCTTTGGGTAACGTCAACTCGCACAGCTATTAACCGTGCAACTTTCCTCCCCAATGAAAGTGCTTTACAACCCGCAGGCCTTCTTCACACACGCGGCATTGCTGGATCAGGCTTGCGCCCATTGTCCAATATTCCCCACTGCTGCCTCCCGTAGGAGTCTGGGCCGTGTCTCAGTCCCAGTGTGGCTGACCACCCTCTCAGGCCAGCTACCGATCGTCGCCTTGGTAGGCCTTTACCCCACCAACTAGCTAATCGGACGCGGGCTCATCCTTCGGCGTGAGCTTGAAGCAGAGGCCCACTTTCCCCCGTAGGGCTTATGCGGTATTAATCCGGGTTTCCCCGGGCTATCCCCCACCAAAGGGCAGATTCCCACGCGTTACTCACCCGTCCGCCGCTCGCCGCCAGAAGAGCAAGCTCTTCCGCGCTGCCGCTCGACTTGCATGTGTTAGGCATGCCGCCAGCGTTCAATCTGAGCCAGGATCAAACTCTTCGGTTTAAACCTATTACCCGCTCAAATTAAAGCAGGTTCATAACTGCTAGCACATGCACACAGCAAAACCATATGCATGCACCCTATCTCTTTGTGCGCCGGGCACAACGCAAGCGCCCACACAAACCATCTGGTCTCAAATGTTAAAGATCCAGGGGAAAAACCCCTCAGCCCAAGGCTGTAAACCTCAGGCCATCAGCTCTGAACAACTAGGGCTTTACCCGTAGTGCGCGGATCTACCGCTGCTGAATAAGAAAGAACATTCTGCCTCGATTGCCTCTCCAAGTCAACTCTTAAAACCGGAGAAAAAACAATCGACTCGCCTCCTCCGTGAAACCTCTCGACCTCCGTGCCTGTCGCGACCCCGGCTCGTCTCAAGCCGCCGCGCCGCGTTAAGTGATGCGTATTCTAACGACATCTGAGCACGCGTCAACCCCTGCTGGGAAGATTGTTACGATTTTTTTAACGTCACCCTGGCGAACTTCCTTTTGCCAACCTGCAGAAGGTGCCGCTCCCCTGCCTCAAAACGCATCCTCGGGTCTTCCACCCGTTCACCATCTACCTTTACGCCGCCTTGGCGAATCATCCGCAATCCCTCGGAGGTAGAGCTAACAAGTCCAGACTCTTTCAATGCTGAAGCTACTCCCAGCCCACCCGCACCGTCAGTAGGCAAACTAAACTCTTCAATCTCTGTAGGTATACCACCATGGCGGAACCTAGCGATGAACTCCTTACGCGCCTCTTCGGCCTCCTGTTCATTGTGGAATCGTGCTGTTAGCTCCCAAGCCAGCGACTCCTTAGCGTCCCTTGGATTAGCCCCCTCGTCACTAATCGCCCGGCGCATCTGCTCAACCTCTGCCCACGGCCGAAAACTGAGTAGTTCGTAGTAGCGCCACATCAAGTCGTCAGACACCGACATGATCTTGCCAAAGATGTCCACGGCTGGCTCCTTAACGCCAACATAATTGCCGAGTGATTTAGACATCTTCTTAACACCGTCTAACCCCACCAAAAGCGGAGTAGTCATCACCAGCTGAGGCTGCTGACCGAACTGGCGCTGTAGCTCACGACCGACCAATAGGTTGAAACGCTGATCAGTGCCACCTAACTCCACGTCAGCCTTCAACTCGACCGAGTCATATCCTTGGATCAGCGGATACAGGAACTCATGGATGGCTATTGCCGAGCCATCTTGGTAGCGCTGATGAAAATCATCGCGCTCCAGCATGCGCGCGACGGTATAGCGGGAGGCCAACTGGATCAGATCGGCTGCCTTCAGTCCACTCATCCAATTTGAGTTGAAGACAAGGTGGGTGCGCTCAGGATCTAAAATACGGTATATCTGCTCTTCATAAGTACGCGCATTAGCCTTCACTTCCTCTGCAGTCAAAGCTGGGCGA
This Halorhodospira halochloris DNA region includes the following protein-coding sequences:
- the tyrS gene encoding tyrosine--tRNA ligase, encoding MSLDEKVESIRRGIEEVIPEDGLVEKLALGRPLRIKAGFDPTAPDLHLGHAVLISKLRQFQDMGHEVYFLIGDFTATIGDPSGKSATRPALTAEEVKANARTYEEQIYRILDPERTHLVFNSNWMSGLKAADLIQLASRYTVARMLERDDFHQRYQDGSAIAIHEFLYPLIQGYDSVELKADVELGGTDQRFNLLVGRELQRQFGQQPQLVMTTPLLVGLDGVKKMSKSLGNYVGVKEPAVDIFGKIMSVSDDLMWRYYELLSFRPWAEVEQMRRAISDEGANPRDAKESLAWELTARFHNEQEAEEARKEFIARFRHGGIPTEIEEFSLPTDGAGGLGVASALKESGLVSSTSEGLRMIRQGGVKVDGERVEDPRMRFEAGERHLLQVGKRKFARVTLKKS